One window of uncultured Erythrobacter sp. genomic DNA carries:
- the dnaJ gene encoding molecular chaperone DnaJ has translation MAATQTDYYQTLQVARDADGATLKSAYRKLAMKWHPDRNPGDAQAEANFKACNEAYECLKDPQKRAAYDRFGHEAFTQGMNGGGGGGGQDGFADIGDIFETIFGSAFGGGGMGGARQQQRRGADLRYDMEVTLDEAFHGKSTEIEIEVSQSCQTCEGSGAKPGTSERMCNLCHGRGSVRAKQGLFVVERPCPTCSGRGQVIEDPCGECRGEGRVDRPQALAVDIPPGVDTGTRIRLSGKGEAGARGAPSGDLYIFVHVKPHTLFEREGTTLATRVPVSFTTAALGGSVDIPDLDGSTNTIEIPVGIQSGKQLRVRGAGMPVLQGRGRGDMVVEIKVETPTKLSRKQKEILQEFRDTETGDECPESRSFFSKLKDAFGA, from the coding sequence ATGGCCGCGACCCAGACCGACTATTACCAGACGCTTCAAGTCGCGCGCGATGCCGATGGGGCAACGCTCAAGAGCGCCTATCGCAAGCTCGCAATGAAGTGGCATCCGGATCGCAATCCGGGTGACGCGCAGGCCGAGGCAAACTTCAAGGCCTGCAACGAGGCCTATGAGTGCCTCAAAGACCCTCAGAAACGCGCCGCATACGACCGGTTCGGCCATGAAGCCTTCACCCAAGGCATGAATGGCGGCGGCGGTGGCGGCGGTCAGGACGGCTTTGCCGATATTGGCGACATTTTCGAAACGATCTTCGGCAGTGCCTTTGGCGGCGGCGGAATGGGCGGCGCGCGTCAGCAACAGCGCCGCGGCGCAGACCTGCGCTATGACATGGAAGTCACGCTGGACGAGGCGTTCCACGGCAAATCGACCGAAATCGAGATCGAAGTCTCGCAAAGCTGCCAAACCTGCGAAGGATCTGGCGCGAAACCGGGCACTTCGGAACGCATGTGCAATCTGTGTCACGGGCGCGGATCAGTTCGGGCGAAGCAAGGCCTGTTCGTGGTCGAGCGCCCATGCCCGACTTGCAGTGGCCGCGGCCAGGTGATCGAAGACCCTTGCGGCGAATGTCGCGGGGAAGGGCGGGTTGACCGTCCGCAAGCGCTCGCGGTCGACATTCCGCCCGGCGTCGATACCGGCACCCGCATCCGCCTGTCAGGCAAGGGCGAGGCGGGCGCACGCGGAGCGCCGTCGGGTGATCTCTACATCTTCGTCCACGTCAAACCGCACACTCTGTTCGAACGCGAAGGCACCACTCTGGCGACCCGCGTTCCGGTCAGTTTCACCACGGCGGCCCTCGGCGGCAGCGTCGATATCCCCGATCTCGACGGCAGCACCAACACGATCGAGATTCCCGTCGGCATCCAGTCGGGCAAGCAGCTGCGCGTGCGCGGCGCCGGCATGCCGGTCCTGCAAGGGCGTGGGCGCGGCGACATGGTGGTCGAGATCAAGGTCGAAACCCCGACCAAACTCAGCCGCAAGCAGAAAGAGATTCTGCAAGAATTCCGCGACACCGAGACGGGCGATGAATGCCCCGAAAGCCGCAGCTTCTTCAGCAAGTTGAAGGACGCGTTTGGGGCTTAG
- the dnaK gene encoding molecular chaperone DnaK: protein MGKVIGIDLGTTNSCVAVMDGGKPKVIENSEGARTTPSIVAFTKDAERLIGQPAKRQAVTNPDNTLFAIKRLIGRRFDDPTTKKDMDIVPYDIVKGKNGDAWVEAGGEEYSPSQISAFILQKMKETAESYLGETVEQAVITVPAYFNDAQRQATKDAGQIAGLEVLRIINEPTAAALAYGMDKDDGKTIAVYDLGGGTFDVSILEIGDGVFEVKSTNGDTFLGGEDFDNAIVEHLAEAFKKKENMDLKTDKLALQRLKEAAEKAKIELSSSATTEVNLPFITARMEGGSSTPLHLVETISRSDLEKLVGKLIDRTLDPCKKALADAGVSKDEIDEVILVGGMTRMPKVREVVEKFFEAKPHTGVNPDEVVAMGAAIQAGVLQGDVKDVLLLDVTPLSLGIETLGGVFTRMIDRNTTIPTKKTQTYSTAEDNQNAVTIKVFQGEREMAADNKILGNFDLVGIPPAPRGVPQIEVTFDIDANGIVSVAAKDKGTGKEQTIKIQASGGLSDADIDQMVQDAEKFADEDKKRRASAEARNQADSLVHATEKQLEENGDKIDAETKTAVEEALAATKTALEGDDAEEIGAKAQELTQAAMKMGEQIYKQEQEAAPEGGEAGGEEAAAEEEADEDVVDAEFSEVDEDKKD, encoded by the coding sequence ATGGGTAAAGTAATCGGTATCGACCTTGGCACCACCAACAGCTGCGTTGCTGTTATGGATGGCGGAAAACCAAAGGTTATCGAAAATTCCGAAGGCGCGCGCACGACGCCTTCGATTGTCGCTTTCACGAAAGATGCAGAGCGGCTTATCGGCCAGCCGGCCAAGCGCCAGGCGGTCACCAATCCCGACAACACGCTTTTCGCGATCAAGCGCCTTATCGGCCGCCGCTTTGACGATCCAACCACCAAGAAAGATATGGACATCGTCCCCTATGACATCGTCAAGGGCAAGAACGGCGATGCATGGGTCGAAGCGGGCGGTGAAGAATATTCGCCTTCGCAGATCTCCGCTTTCATCCTGCAAAAAATGAAGGAAACCGCCGAGAGCTATCTGGGTGAGACGGTTGAGCAGGCAGTTATCACTGTTCCTGCCTACTTCAACGACGCCCAGCGTCAGGCGACCAAGGATGCTGGCCAGATCGCCGGTCTTGAAGTCCTGCGCATCATCAACGAGCCGACCGCCGCGGCGCTCGCCTACGGCATGGACAAGGACGATGGTAAGACCATTGCGGTCTATGACCTTGGCGGCGGCACGTTCGACGTCTCGATCCTCGAAATCGGTGACGGCGTGTTCGAAGTGAAGTCGACCAATGGCGACACGTTCCTTGGCGGTGAAGACTTCGACAATGCGATTGTCGAACACCTCGCCGAAGCCTTCAAGAAGAAGGAAAATATGGACCTGAAGACCGACAAGCTCGCGCTTCAGCGTCTCAAGGAAGCAGCCGAGAAGGCCAAGATTGAGCTCTCCAGCTCGGCCACTACGGAAGTGAACCTGCCCTTCATCACCGCGCGCATGGAAGGTGGATCATCCACCCCGTTGCACCTTGTTGAAACGATCAGCCGTTCGGACCTCGAAAAGCTGGTTGGCAAGCTGATCGACCGCACTCTCGACCCGTGCAAGAAGGCGCTGGCTGACGCTGGCGTTTCCAAGGACGAGATCGACGAAGTGATCCTGGTCGGCGGCATGACCCGCATGCCCAAGGTGCGCGAAGTGGTCGAGAAATTCTTCGAAGCCAAACCGCACACAGGCGTGAACCCTGACGAAGTCGTCGCCATGGGCGCCGCCATTCAGGCAGGCGTTTTGCAGGGCGACGTCAAAGACGTGCTGCTGCTGGACGTTACGCCGCTTTCGCTTGGTATCGAAACGCTGGGCGGTGTCTTCACCCGCATGATCGACCGCAATACGACGATCCCGACCAAGAAGACCCAGACCTACTCGACCGCCGAAGACAACCAGAACGCTGTGACGATCAAGGTATTCCAGGGCGAGCGCGAAATGGCTGCGGACAACAAGATCCTCGGCAATTTCGACCTGGTCGGCATTCCGCCTGCACCGCGCGGCGTTCCGCAGATCGAAGTCACCTTTGACATCGACGCCAACGGCATCGTTTCGGTCGCTGCCAAGGACAAAGGTACCGGCAAGGAGCAGACGATCAAGATCCAGGCTTCGGGCGGTCTGTCCGATGCCGACATCGACCAGATGGTCCAGGACGCGGAGAAATTCGCCGACGAGGACAAGAAGCGCCGCGCCTCGGCAGAGGCCCGCAATCAGGCCGACAGCCTTGTGCACGCTACTGAAAAGCAGCTGGAAGAAAACGGCGACAAGATCGACGCTGAAACCAAGACTGCGGTCGAGGAAGCGCTCGCCGCGACCAAGACCGCGCTGGAAGGCGACGACGCTGAAGAGATCGGCGCCAAGGCTCAGGAACTCACGCAGGCTGCGATGAAGATGGGCGAGCAGATCTACAAGCAGGAACAGGAAGCTGCGCCTGAAGGTGGAGAAGCTGGTGGCGAAGAGGCCGCAGCGGAAGAAGAGGCCGACGAAGATGTCGTCGATGCCGAATTCTCCGAAGTCGACGAAGACAAGAAGGACTAA
- a CDS encoding CvpA family protein has protein sequence MTGFDIIVLIIVAVAAIGGFLRGLVQEVLSLAAWILAAFSVYYLHGYLTEFLRGYYDADPATSILSFALLLLIPYAAMKVIAGNVGEASRGSILGPIDRVLGFGFGAVKGALIVVFAFSVLVLGFDTVWGHQGRPNWITQARTYPAADAFSRELVTMIADRRARLQGEAEARAAEDAAE, from the coding sequence ATGACTGGCTTTGACATCATCGTTCTCATCATCGTCGCGGTAGCGGCAATCGGAGGATTTCTGCGCGGGCTTGTGCAGGAAGTGCTGAGCCTCGCCGCATGGATATTGGCGGCATTTTCGGTCTACTATCTGCACGGTTATCTGACCGAGTTCCTGCGCGGCTATTACGATGCGGACCCGGCGACATCGATCCTCTCTTTCGCTTTGCTGCTGCTCATCCCATATGCCGCGATGAAGGTGATTGCAGGCAATGTCGGCGAAGCCTCACGCGGATCGATCCTCGGCCCGATTGACCGGGTGCTCGGCTTTGGCTTTGGCGCGGTGAAGGGTGCTTTGATCGTGGTCTTTGCGTTTTCTGTGCTGGTGCTCGGCTTTGATACGGTGTGGGGCCATCAGGGCCGGCCAAACTGGATCACCCAGGCGCGCACCTATCCGGCAGCCGATGCTTTCTCGCGCGAGTTGGTGACGATGATTGCCGATAGGCGCGCGCGGCTTCAAGGCGAAGCAGAGGCCCGTGCGGCAGAGGACGCGGCCGAGTAA
- a CDS encoding MFS transporter, with the protein MAEATAEAQALADREPSASEIRLVVGASSAGTIFEWYDFFIYGTLAYILKDAFYNVDDPTLGLLLVWSTFAVGFAFRPIGAILFGFLGDRLGRKYTFLVTVTLMGIATAGVGFIPTVDQIGIVAPIIVIILRVLQGLALGGEYGGAAIYVAEHAPPDKRGFYTSFIQASVVGGFVLSIIVVLACRLIIPEDDFIAWGWRVPFLLSILLLVISLWMRFKLSESPVFKAMKEAGETSGNPFIESFTYPGNKKRIFVALFGVAGILTTIWYSAFFSSLSFLKGDMRLDETTVEVIMLIAGGISMAFYIVVGKWSDRIGRKKPIIIGALATLALIFPIFWGMGSLANPGLAEAAERNPVVVTGQQCVTDPFAELFDREQSDCGKVLGSLRASGVAYTVAEGDTLGVTVSGEPVAMEAGWLDDTAARTSGLQAALTQSGFDFTRQIPPMTSLIGIIALLLAVGMLSALTYGSVAALLSEMFPPRIRYSSMSIPYHIGAGYLGGFLPLISGIIVASTGNVYSGLWYTWGVVAFGVVVAWWGLKDGPPKDFEDDVTT; encoded by the coding sequence ATGGCGGAAGCAACGGCAGAAGCTCAGGCGTTGGCAGATCGTGAGCCGAGCGCGAGTGAAATCCGGCTCGTCGTTGGCGCATCGAGCGCGGGCACGATCTTCGAATGGTACGATTTCTTCATATACGGCACACTCGCCTACATTCTGAAGGACGCGTTCTATAACGTCGATGACCCCACGTTGGGTCTGCTGCTTGTGTGGTCGACTTTCGCAGTCGGTTTCGCCTTCCGCCCGATTGGCGCGATCCTGTTCGGCTTTCTCGGCGACAGGCTGGGGCGCAAATACACATTCCTTGTCACCGTCACGCTGATGGGCATTGCGACCGCCGGTGTGGGTTTTATCCCGACGGTGGATCAGATCGGCATAGTTGCGCCGATTATTGTCATCATCTTGAGGGTGTTGCAGGGCCTCGCGCTGGGCGGTGAGTATGGCGGCGCTGCGATCTACGTTGCCGAACACGCCCCGCCGGACAAGCGCGGTTTCTATACCAGCTTCATTCAAGCCAGCGTCGTCGGCGGCTTCGTGCTTTCGATCATCGTTGTGCTCGCGTGCCGCCTGATTATTCCAGAGGACGATTTCATTGCATGGGGCTGGCGCGTGCCGTTCCTGCTGTCGATCCTGCTTTTGGTGATTTCGCTGTGGATGCGCTTCAAACTGTCTGAAAGCCCGGTCTTCAAGGCAATGAAGGAAGCGGGTGAAACCTCGGGCAATCCCTTCATCGAAAGCTTCACATATCCCGGCAACAAGAAGCGCATCTTCGTCGCTTTGTTCGGTGTCGCGGGTATCCTTACGACGATCTGGTACTCGGCGTTCTTCTCCAGCCTGTCGTTCCTGAAAGGGGACATGCGGCTTGATGAGACAACGGTTGAAGTCATCATGCTGATCGCCGGCGGTATCTCGATGGCGTTCTACATCGTGGTCGGCAAATGGTCGGACCGGATCGGGCGCAAGAAGCCGATTATCATCGGCGCTCTGGCGACGCTGGCGCTGATCTTCCCGATCTTCTGGGGCATGGGCAGTCTCGCCAACCCTGGCCTTGCCGAAGCGGCGGAGCGCAACCCAGTGGTCGTGACCGGCCAGCAATGCGTCACCGATCCATTCGCTGAATTGTTCGACCGCGAACAAAGCGATTGCGGCAAAGTTCTCGGTTCGCTGAGAGCAAGCGGGGTGGCTTACACCGTTGCAGAGGGTGACACGCTGGGCGTCACGGTCAGCGGAGAGCCGGTGGCGATGGAAGCGGGCTGGCTCGACGACACGGCTGCGCGCACTTCGGGGCTTCAAGCAGCTCTGACCCAGTCAGGCTTTGACTTCACCCGCCAAATTCCGCCGATGACGAGCCTGATCGGTATCATCGCGCTGCTGCTAGCGGTCGGGATGCTCTCTGCGCTGACCTACGGTTCGGTCGCGGCGCTGTTGTCAGAGATGTTCCCGCCAAGGATCCGCTATTCCTCGATGTCGATCCCGTATCACATCGGCGCGGGTTATCTGGGCGGGTTCCTCCCGCTGATCTCGGGCATCATCGTGGCGAGCACAGGGAACGTCTATTCGGGCCTCTGGTACACCTGGGGCGTCGTCGCCTTTGGCGTCGTGGTCGCATGGTGGGGCCTGAAAGACGGCCCGCCCAAGGACTTCGAGGATGATGTCACCACCTGA
- a CDS encoding MBL fold metallo-hydrolase, whose amino-acid sequence MNRLATIALATTISLAATSATAQRNLDDVEITTQEIAPGVAVLFGAGGNIGVSHGEDATIIIDDQFAPLSGKIERAIANLGATPVKYVVNTHWHFDHTGGNEHFGGTGATIFAHDNVRVRMIAGSGEGARFPVPPAPDAALPVVTYPQGMRFHLNGDTINVMFLGGGHTDGDSVVFWEEDNIVHMGDLYFNIPGYPYIDIASGGNVYNALTSLSTVIATIDDETQVIPGHGPMSNKAELTAFRDMIAEAVSRVEAARAEGLSLEETVAADLLSDFDRGEGGFIDADAFVTAIWNSEKD is encoded by the coding sequence ATGAACCGTCTCGCCACCATCGCACTCGCCACCACAATCAGCCTCGCGGCAACCTCTGCCACCGCGCAGCGCAATCTCGATGATGTCGAGATCACCACGCAGGAAATCGCGCCCGGTGTCGCGGTTCTATTCGGCGCGGGTGGGAATATCGGCGTGAGCCACGGCGAAGACGCGACCATCATCATCGACGATCAATTCGCGCCGCTTTCGGGCAAGATCGAACGCGCTATCGCCAATCTCGGTGCAACGCCGGTCAAATATGTGGTCAACACGCACTGGCACTTCGACCACACCGGCGGGAACGAGCATTTCGGCGGTACCGGCGCGACAATATTTGCGCATGACAATGTTCGCGTGCGCATGATCGCGGGCTCAGGCGAAGGCGCGCGGTTCCCTGTCCCGCCAGCACCCGATGCGGCGCTGCCCGTAGTTACCTATCCGCAAGGCATGCGCTTCCACCTCAATGGCGATACGATCAACGTCATGTTCCTTGGCGGTGGCCACACCGACGGAGACAGCGTGGTGTTTTGGGAGGAGGACAATATCGTCCATATGGGCGATCTCTATTTCAACATCCCCGGCTATCCGTACATCGACATCGCATCAGGCGGGAATGTCTACAACGCGCTCACTTCGCTCAGCACAGTGATCGCGACAATTGACGATGAGACCCAGGTGATCCCTGGTCACGGTCCAATGTCGAACAAGGCAGAACTCACCGCCTTCCGCGACATGATTGCCGAAGCGGTATCGCGGGTCGAAGCCGCACGCGCAGAAGGCCTGTCACTCGAAGAAACAGTGGCCGCAGACCTGCTCTCCGATTTCGACCGAGGCGAGGGCGGCTTTATCGACGCCGATGCCTTTGTGACCGCGATCTGGAACAGCGAGAAAGACTGA
- the radA gene encoding DNA repair protein RadA, which yields MAKTKKRFVCANCGSVSPRWQGQCADCGEWNTLTEDAPATVFSQKHDLSSGGRSLQFVPLNRPAELPVRKSTGLAEFDRALGGGIVPGSAVLMSGDPGIGKSTLLLQTAATIARGGNDVVYISGEEAAGQVRLRAKRLGVADAPIRLASDTSVRDILTTLGQGDPPALLVVDSIQTMHSDTIEGAPGTVSQVRGCALELIRYAKASGCALMLVGHVTKDGNIAGPRVLEHMVDVVMSFEGERSHQYRILRALKNRFGAVDEIGVFSMASEGLEEVSNPSLLFLSGRDQPLAGSAVFPALEGTRPVLVEIQALIVRLQSGATPRRAVVGWDNGRLAMLLAVLESRCGLNFSSAEVYLNIAGGYRLSDPAADLAVAAALVSALADKPLPDKSAWFGEVSLAGEIRPVAHAELRLREAAKLGFTRGYGPSDAKTGSSTLDYRSVNGLAMLVDQVMGSQ from the coding sequence ATGGCCAAGACAAAAAAGCGATTTGTTTGCGCGAATTGCGGCTCGGTTAGCCCGCGCTGGCAGGGGCAATGCGCCGATTGCGGGGAATGGAACACGCTCACCGAAGATGCACCTGCGACAGTCTTTTCGCAAAAGCATGATCTATCGAGCGGGGGGCGCTCTCTCCAGTTCGTTCCGCTTAACCGGCCTGCTGAACTGCCGGTGCGCAAATCAACGGGTTTGGCCGAGTTCGACCGCGCGCTGGGCGGCGGGATTGTGCCGGGTTCAGCGGTTTTGATGAGCGGCGATCCGGGGATCGGCAAATCGACCCTGCTGCTCCAAACCGCAGCGACCATCGCGCGCGGCGGCAATGATGTCGTCTATATCAGCGGCGAAGAGGCGGCAGGGCAGGTGCGGCTGAGGGCCAAGCGGCTTGGCGTTGCCGATGCGCCGATCCGGCTCGCTTCGGATACGTCGGTGCGCGATATTCTGACGACATTGGGGCAAGGCGATCCGCCTGCCCTGTTGGTGGTCGATTCGATCCAGACCATGCACTCCGATACGATCGAAGGCGCGCCCGGCACGGTCAGTCAGGTCCGCGGCTGTGCGCTCGAACTGATCCGCTACGCCAAGGCGAGTGGCTGCGCGCTGATGCTGGTCGGTCATGTGACCAAGGACGGCAACATCGCGGGGCCGCGGGTGCTCGAACATATGGTCGATGTCGTGATGAGCTTCGAAGGCGAGCGCAGCCATCAATATCGCATCCTGCGCGCGCTCAAGAACCGCTTTGGCGCTGTCGATGAAATCGGTGTGTTCTCGATGGCAAGCGAGGGGCTGGAGGAAGTCTCGAACCCCTCCCTGTTGTTCCTTTCGGGGCGCGATCAACCGCTCGCCGGAAGCGCAGTCTTCCCGGCACTTGAGGGGACGCGCCCGGTTCTGGTCGAGATTCAGGCGCTGATTGTGCGGCTGCAATCGGGTGCTACCCCGCGCCGCGCAGTAGTGGGGTGGGACAATGGCAGGCTGGCGATGCTGCTTGCCGTGCTCGAATCGCGCTGCGGACTCAATTTTTCCTCGGCAGAGGTCTATCTCAACATTGCGGGTGGATATCGCCTGTCTGATCCTGCGGCTGATCTGGCGGTCGCAGCGGCGCTTGTGTCGGCGCTCGCGGACAAGCCCTTGCCGGACAAATCGGCATGGTTTGGCGAGGTTTCGCTCGCTGGAGAGATTCGCCCCGTCGCACACGCAGAGCTGCGTTTGCGTGAGGCTGCGAAGCTCGGGTTTACAAGAGGCTACGGTCCATCTGATGCAAAGACCGGCTCATCGACGCTTGATTACCGGTCGGTGAATGGACTGGCGATGCTCGTTGACCAGGTGATGGGCAGTCAATAG
- a CDS encoding iron-sulfur cluster assembly scaffold protein, translating into MSQADSAAKLYTPNLLALSVELAAFPHDPNAAFQGRASSRTCGSEVLLSASNAQLGQLGLQVAACAVGQAAAALFAVAAPGKDAASLEAQMQSLEQWLAGEGEAPDLARIHLIEPARAYPARHAAILLPWRAALDALA; encoded by the coding sequence ATGTCGCAGGCTGATTCCGCGGCCAAGCTTTACACTCCGAATTTGCTGGCGCTCTCGGTAGAGCTCGCCGCATTCCCGCATGATCCCAACGCTGCATTTCAAGGCCGCGCCTCCTCGCGCACTTGCGGCAGCGAGGTCTTGCTGAGCGCGTCCAATGCACAGCTGGGCCAGTTAGGGCTGCAAGTGGCGGCCTGCGCAGTGGGTCAGGCGGCGGCGGCTTTGTTTGCCGTTGCGGCTCCTGGAAAAGATGCAGCTTCGCTTGAAGCGCAGATGCAATCGCTCGAACAATGGTTGGCTGGCGAGGGCGAGGCACCTGACTTGGCGCGCATCCACTTGATCGAACCAGCGCGCGCTTATCCCGCTCGTCACGCCGCCATTCTGCTGCCGTGGAGAGCCGCGCTCGACGCGCTAGCCTAA
- a CDS encoding patatin-like protein gives MRQKELRLALVCYGGVSLAVYMHGVTKEVWHLARASRCFHSPDMERVGGVAGVYRDFLEEIASEKQLRLRVLPDILTGASAGGINAVFLAQAIHSGHSLEPLTDLWLENADVSELTDPKAQPMWRYAKIWFQPVVDWFLRRPGNAVSESVSPETRKEVRHKVSQLVRGRWFEPPFSGSRFSAMLFEALSSMANSEHGPPLLPPLHPVDLLVTVTDFRGHPEMLRLNSPPVIQETEHRMPIDFRGLVPQGSGSDLADRLELVMAARATASFPGAFPPLSLREIDGLAESEGHHWETRGSFLNRVMPVHMRDGTLDSVALIDGSVLVNKPFGAALEAIEGRTSQREVDRRFVYIDPRPDRSSVGSDAGEEPLDEVGWFAAIFGSLSTIPREQPIRDDLERIEQQSRDAQRLNRIVQGLRPEIDRAVEKLFGMTFFMDSPNPRRLSGWRAKAQQAAAERAGYAFGAYAQTKYSSIIDRLAHLTHAAAPDLALTDCGPIAAALRHEMEARGLETLTEESGGANDEAIAFFRAHDIGFRIRRLQLLARRLSRDWEVDPEIPDDALDLARERIFEILSIYRRADDAAILTAKLGEGFGRKALRVLEEPGEVLDFLSQTRLLPETDLEAEQMFADALDQMPKNLKRRMLLTYLGFPFYDVATLPLTQRERLGEYNPVKIDRISPDDALSIREGGTQATLRGIEFYNFGAFFSRAYRENDYLWGRLHGAERMIDVVASTVEGGLNRDMIRTAKRDAFLAILDEESAAGRCQQSLLNQLRAEVSERLG, from the coding sequence ATGCGGCAAAAGGAACTTCGTCTCGCACTCGTCTGCTATGGCGGCGTCAGCCTTGCGGTCTATATGCACGGCGTCACGAAAGAGGTCTGGCACCTTGCCCGCGCTAGCCGGTGTTTCCACTCGCCTGACATGGAGCGGGTTGGGGGTGTTGCAGGAGTTTACCGAGACTTTCTGGAAGAGATAGCAAGCGAGAAACAGCTGCGTCTTAGGGTGCTGCCCGATATTCTCACCGGAGCAAGCGCGGGCGGCATCAACGCGGTGTTTCTCGCGCAGGCGATCCATTCCGGCCACTCGCTTGAGCCGCTGACTGATCTGTGGCTCGAAAATGCCGATGTTAGCGAGCTGACCGATCCCAAAGCGCAGCCGATGTGGCGCTATGCAAAGATCTGGTTTCAACCGGTTGTAGACTGGTTTCTGCGCCGCCCCGGCAATGCGGTGAGCGAAAGCGTCTCGCCGGAAACGCGTAAAGAGGTGCGCCACAAGGTCTCGCAGCTCGTACGCGGGCGCTGGTTCGAACCGCCATTTTCCGGCAGCCGCTTTTCCGCGATGCTGTTTGAAGCGCTGTCAAGCATGGCCAATAGCGAGCACGGCCCGCCGCTGCTCCCGCCGCTTCATCCGGTCGATCTGCTGGTAACCGTGACCGACTTTCGCGGCCATCCGGAGATGCTTCGGCTGAATTCGCCGCCGGTCATTCAGGAAACCGAGCATCGTATGCCAATCGACTTTCGCGGGCTGGTTCCGCAAGGATCGGGCAGCGATCTGGCGGACCGGCTTGAGCTGGTTATGGCCGCGCGAGCGACCGCGAGCTTCCCCGGAGCTTTCCCGCCGCTATCCCTACGCGAGATTGACGGACTGGCCGAGAGCGAGGGCCATCATTGGGAGACGCGCGGCAGTTTCCTCAACCGAGTAATGCCCGTCCATATGCGCGACGGCACTCTGGACAGCGTCGCGCTGATCGACGGGTCGGTTCTAGTCAACAAACCCTTTGGCGCAGCGCTGGAGGCCATCGAGGGCCGTACCTCGCAGCGCGAAGTGGACCGGCGTTTCGTCTATATCGATCCGCGCCCCGACCGATCCAGCGTTGGCAGCGATGCAGGCGAGGAACCGCTTGACGAAGTCGGTTGGTTCGCCGCGATCTTTGGCTCGCTATCGACCATTCCGCGCGAACAACCGATCCGCGACGATCTGGAGCGGATCGAGCAGCAATCGCGCGATGCCCAGAGGCTCAACCGGATCGTCCAGGGCCTGCGACCGGAGATCGACCGCGCGGTCGAGAAATTGTTCGGCATGACCTTCTTCATGGACAGCCCCAATCCACGGCGTCTTTCCGGTTGGCGGGCAAAGGCGCAGCAGGCCGCAGCCGAGCGCGCAGGTTATGCTTTTGGTGCTTACGCCCAGACCAAATATTCCTCGATCATAGACCGGCTCGCCCACCTAACCCACGCAGCTGCGCCCGATCTGGCATTGACCGATTGCGGACCGATTGCGGCGGCGCTGCGGCACGAGATGGAGGCGCGCGGACTCGAAACGCTGACCGAAGAAAGCGGCGGTGCGAATGACGAAGCCATCGCCTTTTTCCGCGCGCACGATATCGGATTCCGCATCAGGCGGCTTCAATTGCTCGCCCGCAGGCTCTCGCGCGATTGGGAGGTCGATCCCGAGATTCCCGACGACGCGCTCGATCTGGCGCGGGAGAGGATTTTCGAGATCCTCTCGATCTATCGCCGCGCCGATGATGCCGCGATACTGACGGCGAAACTGGGTGAGGGATTCGGGCGGAAAGCCCTGCGCGTGCTTGAGGAACCGGGCGAAGTGCTCGATTTCCTGAGCCAGACGCGGCTGCTGCCCGAAACCGACCTCGAGGCGGAGCAAATGTTTGCCGACGCGCTCGACCAGATGCCCAAAAATTTGAAGCGGCGCATGCTGCTCACCTATCTCGGCTTTCCCTTTTACGACGTCGCCACCCTGCCCCTGACCCAGCGCGAGCGGCTGGGAGAATACAATCCAGTCAAAATCGACCGGATTTCCCCCGATGATGCGCTTTCAATCCGCGAGGGGGGCACGCAGGCGACCTTGCGCGGCATCGAGTTCTACAATTTCGGCGCGTTCTTCAGCCGCGCTTACCGCGAGAACGACTATCTGTGGGGTCGCTTGCACGGGGCTGAGCGGATGATCGACGTGGTTGCATCAACCGTGGAAGGCGGATTGAACCGCGACATGATCCGCACGGCCAAGCGCGACGCTTTCCTTGCGATCCTGGACGAAGAAAGCGCCGCCGGCCGCTGCCAACAAAGCCTGCTCAACCAGCTAAGAGCCGAAGTGAGCGAAAGGCTAGGCTAG